A genomic segment from Gracilimonas sediminicola encodes:
- a CDS encoding DUF2911 domain-containing protein encodes MIKSFVLRVSVLAFCGAFLLTAFGCESKKPADPQPAQNGNRKSPIAIASIKHNSTYIKVVYGQPYRRGRTIFGEWEPWGKVWRTGANEATEITITEPVLMGDQAITPGTYALFTIPQPDSFTVILNHELGQWGAFEYKPERDYKRMKFPVQNLETPVEAFTIQFSEPEYSMTSMTLKWDVVRVDIPIRFYGE; translated from the coding sequence TTGATTAAATCATTTGTTCTTCGCGTTTCTGTTCTGGCATTTTGTGGGGCCTTTCTGTTAACCGCTTTTGGTTGCGAATCCAAAAAGCCAGCCGATCCACAGCCTGCACAAAACGGCAACCGGAAAAGCCCGATCGCCATCGCTTCTATCAAGCATAACAGCACCTATATTAAAGTTGTCTACGGACAGCCCTACCGGCGCGGACGTACAATTTTCGGGGAATGGGAGCCCTGGGGGAAAGTGTGGAGAACCGGTGCAAATGAAGCGACTGAAATCACTATTACCGAACCGGTGCTAATGGGCGATCAGGCGATAACTCCCGGAACCTATGCTTTGTTTACCATTCCTCAGCCGGATTCTTTTACTGTTATCCTCAACCACGAATTAGGACAGTGGGGAGCGTTTGAATACAAGCCGGAGCGCGACTACAAACGAATGAAATTTCCCGTTCAGAATTTAGAAACACCGGTTGAGGCTTTTACCATTCAGTTCTCTGAACCTGAATACAGCATGACCAGCATGACGCTGAAATGGGATGTGGTAAGAGTAGACATCCCCATTCGGTTTTACGGGGAGTAG
- the trhA gene encoding PAQR family membrane homeostasis protein TrhA, producing the protein MKTFFPPREPFNAYSHYLGAIIATVWLFFLMSAASESPTGHKAAYLVYGISVILMFLSSAIYHTINVQNNIEEFFRMVDHYLIYIVIAGSYTPMCAIVLEGAWQWGMLLGIWLFALAGILKKTFWMNAPRWFSTVIYLFMGWASVIILPMVWKMLPHGFVYWIAIGGLFYTIGAVIYGIKKPNPIPTAFGFHEIWHLFVMGGAFSHYWAIYNYLPPFSISG; encoded by the coding sequence TTGAAAACATTCTTTCCACCAAGAGAGCCTTTTAATGCCTACTCTCACTATTTAGGCGCCATTATTGCCACCGTTTGGCTTTTCTTTTTGATGTCGGCAGCTTCCGAAAGCCCGACCGGACACAAGGCAGCCTATCTGGTTTATGGTATTTCCGTGATTCTGATGTTTCTCTCAAGTGCCATCTACCACACCATTAATGTGCAAAATAACATCGAAGAATTTTTCAGGATGGTAGATCACTACCTCATATATATAGTCATTGCCGGTTCTTATACGCCCATGTGTGCCATTGTTTTGGAAGGGGCCTGGCAGTGGGGGATGTTGCTGGGCATCTGGCTGTTTGCCCTTGCAGGTATTTTGAAAAAGACTTTCTGGATGAATGCTCCGCGTTGGTTTTCAACGGTTATTTACCTTTTTATGGGTTGGGCTTCAGTAATAATTCTTCCGATGGTTTGGAAGATGCTGCCACACGGATTTGTTTACTGGATTGCCATTGGTGGGTTGTTTTATACAATTGGGGCAGTAATTTACGGCATTAAGAAACCAAACCCGATTCCAACGGCATTCGGCTTTCATGAAATTTGGCACCTGTTTGTAATGGGCGGTGCTTTTTCCCATTATTGGGCGATCTACAACTATTTACCTCCGTTTAGTATTTCAGGATGA
- a CDS encoding Nramp family divalent metal transporter, protein MDSGKVTSTFKYAFGPGLILAAAAIGVSHLVQSTRAGADYGFTLVWAVIIASLMKYPFLEYGPRYATATGESLIAGYKKLGSWALWIYIIFTIGTMFAIQAAVTIVTASLAVELTGIELPLLVWSIIILLICIGVLFRGQYSALDSLIKVVMVVLSLSTIAAFLAALFDASPSELPAAPSVWDVAGVTFLIALMGWMPIPIDAAAWHSLWSLERQKQTQHKSSLKESLLDFNIGYVGASILALIFLSLGALVMFGSGVSFSSSGAGFAQQLIDLYTQTLGSWAHWIIIICAFTTMFSTTLTVTDSYPRVTREIIRVMKSEVDESGLFSYKGLLFLISTISMLILWLTGSQFTYIIDLATSLSFLTAPALAYINCGLIMSRFTPEDHHPKTWLRVLSWLGMIFLSAFALLFFYWRFVG, encoded by the coding sequence ATGGATTCGGGAAAAGTTACATCTACCTTTAAATATGCATTCGGGCCGGGACTGATTCTGGCCGCGGCTGCCATCGGGGTTTCGCATTTGGTGCAATCTACACGTGCCGGTGCTGATTATGGATTCACCCTCGTCTGGGCGGTCATCATTGCCAGCCTGATGAAGTATCCCTTCCTGGAATACGGTCCGCGCTATGCTACCGCCACCGGAGAAAGCCTGATCGCCGGCTACAAAAAACTGGGCAGCTGGGCGCTTTGGATCTATATCATCTTTACCATTGGGACAATGTTCGCTATCCAGGCTGCAGTCACCATCGTAACTGCAAGTCTGGCTGTAGAATTAACCGGAATCGAGCTGCCGCTGCTGGTGTGGAGCATCATCATTTTACTGATTTGCATTGGTGTTCTGTTTCGTGGTCAGTATTCAGCTCTCGATTCCCTGATTAAAGTAGTGATGGTAGTTCTCTCGCTTTCAACCATTGCCGCCTTTTTGGCCGCGTTGTTTGATGCCTCTCCCTCAGAATTGCCCGCCGCACCTTCTGTATGGGACGTAGCCGGGGTCACTTTCCTGATTGCCCTGATGGGGTGGATGCCCATTCCCATTGATGCAGCGGCCTGGCATTCGCTGTGGAGCCTGGAGCGACAAAAGCAGACCCAACATAAATCGAGCCTGAAAGAAAGTCTGCTGGATTTCAATATTGGATATGTGGGGGCGTCTATTCTGGCGCTGATCTTTTTGTCGCTCGGAGCATTGGTGATGTTTGGTTCGGGTGTAAGTTTTTCATCCTCAGGTGCCGGTTTTGCCCAACAGCTCATCGATCTGTACACACAGACATTGGGTAGCTGGGCTCATTGGATTATCATCATTTGTGCATTTACAACCATGTTCAGCACCACGCTTACGGTGACGGATTCTTACCCCCGGGTAACCCGCGAAATTATCCGGGTGATGAAGAGCGAGGTTGACGAGTCGGGACTTTTTTCTTATAAGGGACTGCTGTTTCTGATCTCAACGATATCCATGTTGATTCTTTGGCTAACGGGCAGTCAATTTACCTATATTATAGACCTGGCCACCTCTCTTTCCTTTCTGACAGCACCGGCGCTGGCTTATATTAATTGCGGGCTCATCATGTCGCGGTTCACGCCCGAAGACCATCACCCCAAAACATGGCTTAGAGTATTAAGCTGGCTGGGTATGATATTCCTTTCCGCATTTGCCCTGCTGTTTTTCTACTGGAGGTTTGTGGGATAG
- a CDS encoding M14 family metallopeptidase, which yields MKALFTALFSLLFGMMTHAQVLNPEPVTLDYYLPDGVSYNSEIPTPKEVLGAELGEWHVRHDQLVKYMYAVAEASNRVTITEYARTYENRPLLMLTITSPQNQRNIDQIKEEHLKLTDASVSEDLNISEMPVVVTMSYSVHGNEPSGSNASLAVVYHLAAAQGSEINEMLNNTVILIDPSINPDGLSRFAHWANIHKSKNVLVTDPQSREFDENWPGGRTNHYWFDLNRDWLLMQHPESKGRVAKFHEWVPQILTDHHEMGTNATYFFQPGIPSRTHPITPQRNQDLTGAIAEYHADALDEIQSLYYSKESFDDFYYGKGSTYPDVNGSIGILFEQASSRGHAQESIHGILEFPFTIRNQFTTSLSTLEAAQSLREELLANTREFYQEAAEEADDASIKAYVFGEEADQGRTKHLAEMLKRNQVEVYELARDYNDFKAGKAYIVPTNQKQYKLITALFERRTEFTDSLFYDVSAWTMPYAFNLPFTELNRGYNKNMLGDAFSLDDLNLTGTLNGGKANYAYAFEWDEYYAPRALYRLLANGVRAKVASRTFKSITENEAKDFDYGTILVPMGVQDDPEKVHELIQTITEEDGITVYNLASGLTPAGMDLGSNNFENLQDPKVAVIGGSGTSSYEVGEVWHLFDQRYHMPVTILEYEELDGADLDRYNVIVSSGYGMNDRAAENLKEWVREGGTLIAYRNALDWAESQGFANIEFIDDEDEEDEEGEEEEVEVRPYVKQGPDSGSEYIGGSIFNAKLDLTHPLGYGYNDDEITVFRSTTTFMKKGENPYSTPLYYTDNPLASGYSNDENLENAKGSAAIVVSRLGGGRVIAMADNPNFRAFWYGTNKLFANAVFFGHTISGSTAN from the coding sequence ATGAAAGCTCTCTTTACTGCTCTTTTCTCTTTGCTATTCGGGATGATGACCCACGCCCAGGTTCTGAACCCTGAACCCGTCACCCTTGATTATTACCTGCCGGACGGCGTTTCCTATAATTCTGAAATTCCCACCCCTAAAGAAGTTCTGGGAGCTGAGCTGGGTGAGTGGCACGTGCGCCACGATCAGCTGGTGAAGTACATGTATGCGGTTGCCGAAGCCTCCAATCGAGTTACCATCACCGAGTATGCCCGGACTTACGAAAACCGGCCGCTATTGATGCTTACCATCACCTCACCCCAAAACCAGCGCAATATCGACCAAATTAAAGAAGAGCACTTAAAGCTGACCGATGCCTCTGTTTCTGAGGACCTGAATATTTCTGAAATGCCGGTTGTGGTAACCATGAGCTACAGCGTACACGGAAACGAGCCCAGTGGATCCAATGCTTCTCTGGCTGTTGTATATCATCTGGCCGCTGCTCAGGGTTCTGAGATTAATGAGATGCTTAATAACACTGTGATTCTGATTGACCCGAGCATCAACCCGGATGGATTAAGCCGATTTGCTCACTGGGCGAATATCCACAAGAGTAAAAATGTATTGGTAACCGACCCGCAAAGCCGGGAATTTGACGAAAACTGGCCGGGCGGACGTACCAATCACTACTGGTTTGACCTGAATCGTGACTGGCTGCTGATGCAGCATCCCGAGAGTAAAGGACGGGTTGCCAAATTCCACGAATGGGTTCCACAAATTCTGACCGACCACCACGAGATGGGAACCAATGCTACCTACTTTTTCCAGCCGGGAATTCCTTCGCGTACGCATCCTATCACCCCGCAGCGAAATCAGGACCTGACCGGAGCTATCGCTGAATATCACGCTGATGCACTGGATGAAATCCAGTCACTCTATTATTCCAAGGAAAGCTTCGATGACTTTTATTACGGAAAAGGATCTACCTATCCCGATGTAAATGGCTCCATTGGAATTTTATTTGAACAAGCCAGTTCGCGTGGACATGCACAGGAAAGCATTCACGGAATTCTTGAGTTTCCGTTTACCATCCGCAATCAGTTTACAACGTCTCTTTCCACACTGGAAGCGGCGCAAAGCCTGAGAGAAGAACTGCTGGCCAACACCCGCGAGTTTTATCAGGAAGCTGCTGAAGAAGCGGATGATGCATCCATAAAAGCATACGTGTTTGGAGAAGAAGCCGACCAGGGCCGAACAAAGCACCTTGCGGAGATGCTGAAGCGAAACCAGGTTGAGGTGTACGAACTGGCAAGAGACTATAATGATTTCAAAGCCGGAAAAGCATACATCGTACCCACCAACCAAAAGCAGTATAAGCTGATTACTGCGCTTTTTGAGCGACGAACCGAATTCACCGACAGCCTTTTTTATGATGTTTCTGCCTGGACCATGCCCTATGCATTCAACCTGCCGTTTACGGAGCTGAACCGGGGCTACAACAAGAATATGCTGGGCGACGCCTTTTCTCTGGACGACTTAAACCTGACCGGAACGTTGAATGGTGGCAAAGCTAATTATGCCTATGCTTTTGAGTGGGATGAATATTATGCACCACGGGCACTGTACCGACTGCTGGCTAACGGAGTGAGAGCCAAGGTGGCCTCCCGTACCTTCAAATCCATAACCGAAAACGAAGCTAAAGACTTTGATTACGGCACCATTTTAGTTCCTATGGGCGTTCAGGATGACCCTGAAAAAGTACATGAGCTTATTCAGACCATTACCGAGGAAGATGGCATAACCGTGTACAACCTCGCCTCAGGTTTAACTCCGGCCGGCATGGACCTTGGAAGTAATAATTTCGAAAACCTTCAGGACCCTAAAGTGGCCGTTATTGGCGGATCGGGAACCAGCTCGTATGAAGTTGGTGAAGTATGGCACCTATTCGACCAGCGGTACCATATGCCGGTTACCATTCTTGAATATGAAGAGCTTGATGGAGCCGATCTCGATCGATACAATGTGATTGTTTCCAGCGGCTACGGAATGAACGACCGCGCCGCAGAGAACCTGAAAGAATGGGTGCGTGAAGGCGGAACGTTAATCGCTTACAGAAATGCACTTGATTGGGCAGAATCTCAGGGCTTCGCCAACATCGAATTTATTGATGATGAAGACGAGGAAGATGAAGAAGGTGAGGAAGAAGAAGTTGAAGTACGGCCGTATGTAAAACAAGGTCCGGATTCAGGATCTGAGTATATCGGTGGCTCTATCTTTAACGCCAAACTCGATCTGACCCATCCTCTTGGTTACGGATATAATGATGACGAAATCACCGTGTTCCGAAGTACCACCACTTTTATGAAGAAAGGAGAAAATCCGTATTCCACTCCGCTTTATTACACGGACAACCCGTTAGCCAGCGGTTACAGTAACGATGAGAATCTTGAAAATGCCAAAGGCTCTGCAGCTATTGTTGTGAGTCGGTTAGGCGGAGGGCGAGTGATTGCCATGGCTGACAACCCCAACTTCCGTGCTTTTTGGTATGGCACAAATAAGTTGTTTGCCAATGCCGTTTTCTTCGGTCATACCATCAGCGGCAGTACGGCTAATTAA